The sequence tctaTCATCATATCATTCTTCTTAGTTAGTTAGTATTAATATGATGAATgtggtcatcccaccaaatttgatgaATAGATCTATGATATACCACctcattttggatgaagctcattttTAGATAAAGTGATTCCTCAAATCAAACTACTTTTTTCTTTAAATCGCAGGCCCTTGACTATCTCCAGAAGAGCCGTGGGATTGAAAAGACAAAAGAGCTTGCACGAGAACATGCTGATCGTGCAGTCAAGGCTATAGAATCTCTACCTGATAGCGACGACGAGGATGTTCTGACTTCAAGGCGTGCTCTTATTGATATCACAGAAAGAGTCATCACACGGACAAAATAGGAAGGTGTTCGGCGTCCATAAGGTGAATGGAGAGCTGAACCTCGCCTTTGGCCTAGTGTTTCACTTGGATTTTCTTTTTTGTATACTTCGGTTCATTGCATTCTTTTCGCAGCCAAAACCCCAAGTTTTGTGTATCATTGCTGAAATTTAGGATTAAGAAATGGCCCTGCATTTCTGGGAAGCTTCTAGAGGTTTTGGCTGCATGTGGCAACAAAATATATGTCACCGATTGCAATGGCACCAGATATCGTGTAGCCATATAAGTGTGGGAGCATTGTACCCAATATACACTCCCGTAAAGACTAAGATAGTACTACCATAAAATATCTGTTAACCGTTCCTCTTCAAATTTTGACTCTTCAAATTGATGGTTGTTTCTCGTGAACACGTGTAAACTTGGTTCCGTGTGCAAATTGAAACCAATGTATTCAATCTCCCATAAGGGCATGTATAGTAGAGACCAAAATGGTTCTCCAACCATAACATATAACTAAAAAACTATTATACAATGGAGTGTATAAATGTAGCTCACTAATAAATACTAATAAATACAGAAGTAAGACTTTGTTTGGTTTGAGGGACTAAATGTTAGTCCCTTTATTTTAGTTCTAGGCAAACAATGGGATTAAAACAGGGACTACACCGTTTTAGTCTCTAGTCTCTTAAGAGATGACTAAATGGGACTAAATCATATAAATTCCACTTTTGTCCCTCCTTTATTTTAGTTGCGCTAATGGCGTAAGAATGCTAAAGGATATTTTAGTCCTCTTATGGTTCATTTAATGCATTTTGAATACTTTTCGtctctagaagcaaacatggcagagactaaactttagtctactAACTAAATTTTAGTCTCTGGACTAAAGTAACCAAACGGGCCCTAAATGCACTTGTATAGCATCGAATCGATAAAACAATTGATGAATTCGTACAAGTGAGGTGTCTGTTGCTACTTAAGTTACGAGCCAGAGACGTATCTTTATATAGAGACGACTCCacattttttttttgcaaaaaacaTCTTTAGACACCTTAAAAGCCTGTATATTAGGATGCCGTTTGGTTCataaaatgtaacgtaaatgataATGATTCACACCTGAATACcggcggtaacaagtttgaataggccGGTATTTATTTCTAGTGTGGTATTTGATTATAGTTGGATTTAAATAAACATGATTTTACGTTATTGGTTATCCATTATGTGAACCAAACAGTCACATAAACGTCACTGTACATGGCCTATGCCATAACGATGGAGCGTTGCAAACTGAAATGTATTCAATAATGAATGGACGTTACAAAATGGCGCCGTTGATTGACCTGACGCATCATCATGATTCAAGGTCTAACGGGCCTGGCTCCAGAATCTCTCTTTGGCCCATGCAATCGCCTCATCCACCGCAGCAGCGCCGACGCTGTCGATGTCGTCGCCGTCGTCCATCAGCAGCGGCGCCCGCTCCCTCACCTCCATCACTACCTCCTCCAGTCGCCGCGGTGCCCTAGCCAGCGGGTTGGTGAAGAGCGACGACGACGTGGCTGACGGCGGCGAGTAGTAGTACCCGTAGTCAGCGCCTGAGTAGTCGGTGATGGTGGTCTCGGCGGCCGGTGACTGCGCCCCGCGTGCTGCCTGCCGGAAGCTGGTCGCATTGCTGCTGGTCTCCGGGTTCGAcgtgaagcaacagaagctgctgcCCCCTCGGTGGTTCCGGTGGTGTCGCGTTGCTGCCGACCCGTCGCCGCCGGCTCTGCTGTGGTTCGACCTGCTGCCGGCGGCCTTGGCGTCGTCGCCGTAGTAGTAGCGAGCTGCCGGGTACGGGGCCGTCGAGCACGTGGAGCTGCTCTGGTAGTACTCCCCTCTCGTCGACGTCGATGGCGGCGACGAGTCATATCGCCGCGAAGGGATCGTCACCGGCCTGCCATGTATACAGCGGCCGCAATCATCTTAATTAGCATTAATAAAGATGATCCCGATGCATGCTTTGTATTAGGCATTTTGTGAAGCATTTTTCATCGTCCAGCTTCTCCACTGGCACGACTGTCAATCAGTCATTCAATGAGCTCCTACCTGAGCCTAGATGTGAAGGAGGAGAGCGTGGCGTCTGCGCGGCTGCCGCCGCCGGCGGTGGCCACCGGCCGGCAGAAGCCGGCGGATGGGAACTCGTCGGAGCTGACCGCCGACGATGACTTGGACTTggaactcgacctcgacctcatgtGACGACGGGCGCCGAAGATGTCGTCGAAGAAGCCCTGCTCCGTGGGCACGGCCGCCGCGCGCCCGTTGGCGTAAGGCCGGCGACAGAAGGCCTCGGCACCGCCGTAGCTCGTGTACTGGT is a genomic window of Zea mays cultivar B73 chromosome 5, Zm-B73-REFERENCE-NAM-5.0, whole genome shotgun sequence containing:
- the LOC100276163 gene encoding uncharacterized protein LOC100276163 (The RefSeq protein has 1 substitution compared to this genomic sequence), with the protein product MDESWRCTMGSVLPRQRSSDQHASGHQNLAPDDFRDVYGGPPRTVLLRSFGGEAVDYHSPTGHGHQYTSYGGAEAFCRRPYANGRAAAVPTEQGFFDDIFGARRHMRSRSSSKSKSSSAVSSDEFPSAGFCRPVATAGGGSRADATLSSFTSRLRPVTIPSRRYDSSPPSTSTRGEYYQSSSTCSTAPYPAARYYYGDDAKAAGSRSNHSRAGGDGSAATRHHRNHRGGSSFCCFTSNPETSSNATSFRQAARGAQSPAAETTITDYSGADYGYYYSPPSATSSSLFTNPLARAPRRLEEVVMEVRERAPLLMDDGDDIDSVGAAAVDEAIAWAKERFWSQAR